Genomic segment of Panthera leo isolate Ple1 chromosome B2, P.leo_Ple1_pat1.1, whole genome shotgun sequence:
CTTAATTCAGGGTAACTTATGTAATACGGTTGATTTCAGCAAAGTCTTGTCATTTTAGAAGATACATAAAGAAGTATCTCGAAAAGTGTGACTTGAAGTTCTGCTCCAGGCATTGCAAAACTTGTCTTTTCCTTTAAGTGCAGCTCAAGTTACCTTGGCTgttacaaaagaaagaagtttctgtaaaaaaaaaaaaaaaaaaaaaaaaaaaaaaatatatatatatatatatatatatatatacacatacatatacacacatatatatctctgtgtatatatctatatatatagagagagaaagaggtatctatctctatatttatatctatctatctatataatacACATTGATATGTGAAATGGATTCTGTTCGGTTTACCTAAGAAAATTGAACATGTTTAGACATCAAATCCTTAGATCTTTGTTgggaaaaatacatttagagtGGACTTAGATAGTAAAAATATGCTTAATACCTTTGTCTTATTAGGAAGTGAAGATTGTTAGCTTCAAAGAAGTAGTGTTAGCATGCCCAGACTTGGGGTAGTATGAATTCTAGTTGTGTGTATCTAAAATAATAAAGCCCCCAAGGAATAGAGGTTTCTTTTAAGCCTGGATCTTGTCACCAAGTGAAActcacttttttaaagtatattggAGTTGATGACGTCTTACATCTCATTGTTTATTCCCTTATTTGTTCTTTATCTCTTGACCCTCCCAGCCAACTTCAATAAAGTTATAAGCATAAAGGTAAGTTACAGTCACATCTGTTGTGGATGGGCTCCATAATGCTAACAAGGAGGTATTTTCTAATAGTTCTACGCACAATAGTTTAACCCCTCACGGAAAAGAACACATCACATTACAATGGAAGAAGCAATTAGGAGAAATTTATAGATAGTAAAGGTCATGAAACAAAAGACTGTGTCTCCCAAAATGATACCCAAAAAAAGCAGAGTTAAGCTTTGTTTTCCTGAAAGTGGTTTGGTTGAAGGCAGTCCCATCCAAAAGTCAGACTATCCTTCTAATGGTCACAACCATCCTCCGGCGAAGACCTTCTAGGAACAGAAGTGGCATGGAAGATTGGATTTGTGAAAGTGTCACAAGATCGGAGAACGACACTTCTTTCTCTTCACGTTATTCGAATGCTCCccatttagaaatttttttttgcaaaaaaccatcttttctgccttttgatATTTTGAAGAGGACttgtttttcatatgtggccatatgtttttactctgcCCCATCACCACTGTAGACGGAGGTGTGGACCAGCCTGGCCAGCTTCTCTCTCTGGAGCCATGGGGATAACTAGTTTGGAGTTGAGTACATTTGTTTCTGGTCCAGAAAGGAGCTAGAGGCACATACTGGGGCTGTTTCTGAATGTGGGCCACTCCACTCCCAAATAGACATCACAGAACATGTATAATTTGTGATGCGTACAAGCTGTCTGTACCCAGACAGCTGTTGTCTGTCTTCTGTACACTGTAATGTTCCTTCTTTGGAGCATACAAGGGCTTATTCAGGTGACCTGTAGGAGAAGGAGCATTTCCCTTTGGCTGGGcccagctaaaaaaaaaaactagagggaCTCCTTGGTCTCCTTAGGAGAGGACTCTTGTCCCCTAGGGTTTTGCCTTCAGCATCACTGGCTCCCTCCTAGATTTGAGGTAAGGAGGGGGCAGAAAGTAAAACTTATCATTATTAGTCTATTTTCTtgtattcaacaaatgttcacaTTTTGAGGAGAACATCATGATTTGACAATTGCAACTCGTTCGTTTATTTAAAAGGCTTCTTTGACTTTTAATGCAAAATCTCTCTATTTTAGCTGGTTCCTCTCATTCAAAAAAACCAACTGGGTCCAAAGCATCAGCTTCACCATCGACTTCCTCCACCTCATCTCGTCCTAGAGCTTCAAAGGAGACACCTTCTAGCAAAGCAGGGACAGTGGGAATCACAAAGGGCAAGAAAAAAACCGGCAAGCAGCCAACCTCTCGACCGTCCTCAGAGGCAACCACTTCTGGCACGTCCGACCTTAGAGGAGACCCTTCCGAGACGAGGGTGGAGAGTCTCAAACCTGAGCAGACCGTCCCTGGGACCGATGAGCAGACCACAGGCAAACCCGAGTCTGCGGTGCCTCCACCCCCTGTGGCTTCAccccctgctccccccgcccctccacgtACTCTCGAGGAGCAGTGCACTGTTGCCCCAGACACGCCTGTGGTCCTGGTCAGCGATGGAGCTGCCCTGCCCGCCCCTGCCTTAGACCCGAGTCAGCTTCTCTGGACCGAAGAGCCAACCAACAGAACCACTGTCCTCTCAGGCACTGGCTTAAGTGttagagaaaatgcaaaatggtgaGTCGGGGCATAAACCCCATGTTCTGTCTGTATCCCCTGTTAAGTTGAGTACTGAAGATCACTGAACCACTCTCTTGGAGATGAACGTGGAACCGACTTGGTGACTGTTAGGTAAACACACATGTTTTTCATAGCCCTGGCCCAGGAATGTCATAGGCAACTGAGAAAATGACAACTGTCCTCATGACAGGTACCACTGCAGATCTTTGGCTTTTAGGTATATTTAGAGCCTGCTCCATCCCTGCTCAGCagccccttttcttttccttggacaGTTCCCTTTGCTTTCCTAAAAGCGGTTACTTTAAGTCTTGACTACTCGTGTCCAGATTGCTCACCCATTCCTGCCCACGAGTCATTTAGCCTTCTCTTcctctaagaaaataaagaccATCAGGTAAGAACGCTCTCAGATTCCATCTCCTTTTCCTGTAGCCTCAGACGGGCTCCCTTTCTTGCTTCCTCAGTTCACCACCCGACTCACATGTTAACCTCCCCTCTGACACATTTCAGTGCTCATCCAGACAGAATCGTTGTTGCAGCTACTCTCCTCTGGCAGCCCTTTTTTCCTACCCATGGGCCAGGACTAAACCGTATATCTGTTTGCCAGTATATCCCCAGCAACCAGTGCAGAATCTGGTATGCCACAGACATGACGTCATCCAGTtgcccaagccagaaacctgggattCATCCTAAGGGTCCTCATTCTTCTTCGTTCCCTGCATCTAATCCCTCACAAAGTCCtatatattttctacttaaagacaaaaaaaacacattagcTCTCCTGTCCCTCGGGTATGaagggagggctgcctgggtatAGTAGACGTTATAACCAATTCTGTCCAGGGAAGCGTTAGAGCTCTTAAATCCAAACTGTTCTCTCCTATTTCTGAGAATAAGACCTAAATTCACTCTTGTGATCATTTTAATTTAGtatgttctctttcaaaaaaaacctGTCATGTTAGGACTTAAAAAAAGTAGTACATTAATTAAGTTGATTTGGATCAAGAGACTATCAGCATTAATTATTCAATTGCTGATAATAATCACCTTCATTTATTGAATAGTTATTTAATGTCAGGAACTGTCAAGTTACCTTTAGTTCACATAAGTCTTCTGAATATCTCTGATTAATAGACaagaaaacagactctgagaGAGGTAGCAGAGTTAGCCCTAGATTCCCCACTCAGTAGGTGGCAAAACCAGCAGGCACACTCAGAGTTGCACGTCAAATTCCATGCTCTAAGAAATTCCATACGTTTCCAAAGCAATTGCTTCTACTTCTGCagtttcatttgtgtttcttgttttttgtttttgtttttatcctttcgAGCAGCGTGGTTGGAAGGAAAGCCAAGGCAagataaacaaatgttaaattaccaattattttatttgttggaCATTTTAATAAACAATATGGGAGAAAACATTGAAGTGAAAGACTGTGATGTCCTTAATACTTCCAGCACAtagatttcttcatttatttacagTGAGTGTTTTCTAGCACTGCAGTGAATTCCAGCCTTTAGAATTCAAGAATCTCTTTTTCAGTGTATATTTTCTGCTTGTCTTATATGTGCTGGGCAGTGCACTCAGCACCAAAGACACAAAAGTAAGCAAGACATTAtagttaaaattagtttttaCCAAAGTAACGTCCAACACACAGGAAATACAATTGTTTAAGACAGGTCTGAATAGATTGGGTGTATGGGTTTATTATTCAATAAACTAAAGAACAAGGTGCAACAAGGTGACTCCTTAGATAGTCTCAGGcagtgagagagtgcacacacaaatGTGACTTGACTCTGTCCAGTCCACTTCCTCAAACATTTAGGGAAGGCCCTATGTTGTGCTAAGCACTGTGCTGCATGCGGGGGGTGCTCAATGTCAAGTCTTCAGCCCAAGTATGCGTAAGACCGTCAGACAAAAGAGGTGAGTGTCTGTTCTCCATTTCCACTGGACCTGTGATCAGAGAGCAAGCTTAGGACATCATTAGACATCTAGGTATTTATAATAGATTTTCCTGTCACTCCAAATAACTGTAATCCCTTCCTAGAAGAGGACATCaagattttcttctctgtctaTTCTTCAAAGTTAACGTTTTAAATTACAATTCATCCCACAGGGGTGGTTTGTTTGCTCTTGAGTTAATGAGCCTGGAATAAGTAGtctctcaaatttttttccaaattctttcttctgtttttttttttttttttttctttcttctgtgtttaaCTGGATATTTCAGTTAGAATTTCTAGCTCTTAGTCACTTGCTTTACTTAGAACTTTCGCTCGGTTATGTTTAGTCAACGAATGTGTGAAAATCCTGTCATCTCATGAAGAGGCTTCTGTTTGGAATACAGATATCAAACTTCAAGGAAGATAAGTGGCTATGtgtaaaaatatctttctctaTTCACATATTGCTGGGTAGTAACCATGTGGTAGATTTCTATTTATTGGCAACTTCATTAGTATCATATAGGTCTGGGATAATTTAAGGCAGACACTAATACGCCCACCTGGAGCCCATAACCAGAGGGGACTTGACTGTGTTCAGTCCATTTCCACAAACACTTTTTGAGTTCACTGTTTTGTCCAATGTGCCCAAGAAACTTAGGAGGCAATGAGTGCCACGTCATGAGTTGACTGATACAAATTTGgagtttaatatttaatattaagttaATTATAATCTACATAATATGATATTAATGTAACATACACTATCAAGTATACATAACATTTAATAGGTAGATTAAGAGTCGTAAGTCTGAGTTCTAGACTGGACTTGATACCTTGTTCTGGGCAACACACACCTATGGTCTTCTTGGGTTCCATGAATTATAACTTATCTGGCCCCTTATACTGTAGAACAGTTGTAAGTTGTGAACGTATGCAGAAGTCTTTGAAAATTACAAACCACTATCAAATACAAATGATGACGTTAAAAAGATAGATATCACAATTAGTGAAGAATGACATGAGCAAACATCAAGCCTCAGCCCTAAAGTATCTTTAGTTCTGCTCTTCAGAATGTGTTATTAATTGACATGTCTATTGAATGTGCTGTGGTCACCCACAATGGCAGACTGTTCAAATAGGGATGGCCTCCAGTGCCAATCAAGTAGACATCCAGGCTGGGAAAAGTTTTCCcatatttaaaatgagatttcaCACTGTAGAAACACTATgattcctcaacaaattaaacttagaattaccatgtgatccagcaattttacTACTGTGCatgtagccaaaaaaaaaaataggtacttgaagagataaataaaatgtggcacagtggaatattattcagaatagccttaaaagaaaagaaattctggcaTATACGAAaacgtggatgaacctggaagatACGCTAAGTAGAAGttagacacaaaaagacaaatgttgcATCATTTCACTTATGTAAAGCACCTAAAGTAGcaaaattcatagagacagagagtcaaatggtggttgccaggggccaggggatGAGAATGGGGAATTGTTGTTGAATGGGACAGTCTCTgtttgggaagatggcagaggtTCGGAGGCAGTTGGTGGGGATGTTTATACAGCAGTGTAAATATACCTAGGTGCCACCGAAGtatacacttcaaaatggttCAAATGGCAAATTTATGCCGTGCATattttacacaataaaaaatgaaatgccgcattttcccctttgaaaatgagaattttggcTGTTGGAGTTTTCTAACAAGTGCAAAATAGAGGATTTTTAGAGTGCTTAGACTTATCAGCACAGAGTACAATTGTCAGTACCTTAGATTCTGACAATGTTTACctgtttttattacttaaatgACTGCTTTTTGGTTTTGCAAGTTAATGTAAACAGTAGGCACGTGCTTTGCCCAAAGCAGTCTTTCTGAAGTGTGACATTCCAAATAGAGATTTCTATTTATATCAGAAGGCAATTTGGGGATTTTCTGCTTCTTAAAATGAAGGTTATGTTTGTTTTGATATGATATGTTTTTGatgtaaagcatttttttattctAGTCTGTGAAAATTGACAGTCTTCATATATTtatagtaactttattttttttcaatatatgaaatttattgtcaaattggtttccatacaacacccagtgctcatcccaaaaggtgccctcctcaatacccatcacccaccctcccctccctcccaccccccatcaaccctcagtttgttctcagtttttaagagtctcttatgctttggctctctcccactctaacctttttttttttcccttcccctcccccatgggtttctgttaagtttctcaggatccacataagagtgaaaacatatggtatctgtctttctctgtatggcttatttcacttagcatcacactctccagttccatccacgttgctacaaaggaccatatttcattctttctcattgccatgtagtactccattgtgtatgtaaaccacaatttctttatccattcatcagttgatggacatttaggctctttccacaatttggctattgttgagagtgctgctataaacattggggtacaagtgcccctatgcatcagcactcctgtatccctgggtaaattcctagcagtgctactgctgggtcatagggtagatctatttttaattttttgaggaacctccacactgttttccagagcggctgcaccagtttgcattcccaccaacagagcaagagggttcccgtttctccacatcctcgccagcatctatagtctcctgatttgttcattttggccactctgactggcgtgaggtgatatctgagtgtggttttgatttgtatttccctgatgaggagcgacattgagcattatttatagtaactTTAAATCAGAGACTCTTACCAagcttaaataatagaaaattattacATCCATAGACATCTTCTATAGAGTCCTTTCTTCTATAGAGTCAATTTAACTTCCACCTTTTCCATCTCGTGTTACTAACATATTCCTGTGAGAGGCagttttacaaatggggaaactaaaGCATCTCAGAGAGGATCTATGATTTTTTTTGACTTGACACATTGGCTGTGTTAGAAGTAGgaaaattcatgtatcagtggtATATGTCATCACCCTTCTAGGTGCTGGGCTACAAATCAGtatgaatgaatcccacttgCGAAGCAACTCTTAGGGTCGGGATGGCAGACGAGTGAATGGTGATCGAGGTGCACTCAGTGCTCCAATGGGGTTGTCCTCAGGTCACCTTAGGAGCCGGGAGGCGGGGCAAGGATCTAGACGGACGGCCAGTGAAAGATTCCTGTAGAAGCTGCGGCTTTAGCTGAGACtcgaaggatgagtaggagtcaCAGGTACAGGAGAAGTGCAAAGTCAGGTATCCAGGAACTTCTAGTGCATTGTTGTTTCCACTGAACCCCCATTGCTACAGCCAAATCAGTTTGCAAAATACAGTTTTACCACATTCACGTACTAATATGTCAGATGTCACGTagtcattccttttcattttacagatgaggaatctcaAACCTCGAGAGTGAAGTGATACAGGGCTATCTGCCATTTCACTGTCCTTAGCTGCCTATGCCTGCTTTCTGCTTTCGCCAACTCGAAAGATGCTCAGGAAACTAGAGCTCCTTCTCGTGGTATTGGTGTTGCCCTGAGGGTTGCTCTGAACTTCACACCACCCCTGTGTTGTTGTGCCTTTAGCAGTTTTACAACCAAAGATGAGCCGGGGAAGGCGGCACCTCATCTGCTGACTCCTGGGCTGATGGGAGAATCTTCCGGATCCTTCAGTGCCCCGGAGGATGAAGGCCAAAGGGAATACCAGGCCAATGACTCTGACTCCGATGGGCCTGTCTTGTACactgatgatgacgatgatgaagAGGATGAGGACGAGGATGGCAGTGGGGAAAGTAAGACTTGTGTTCAAGAGGTGGGgaggaaagtgagtgatgggcagaAGCAGGTGCACTTTGTAAAGAACAAAAGCCATGGGTGATCAGACATCTGGTGTTTTCTTTCCCCCCATATTCTTTTCTCATATTAGAAATGTCCGTGTTCTAAGGTTTAACTATTGATGACAGGCCTTTCCAGATGAGGATTCCACGGGGGCCAGAGGGTCAAGTCTTTGTCTATGAGGAAGATACGCACATTTGTATTTGTACAAGGAATCAAAGCTTTCTAATGACAGAGGCAGTTTCCAAATGATCAGAGATGGCCCTTCCACCCTGAGGTCTTTCTTGAATAGAGAGCATAAATTCAGGATTCACTGGATTACTTATTGAAGGTGTTTGAGACTTCCGGTCAGTTTTATACTAGGGTttaaagagaggggagggaagaatgagTCAAGAATGACAAATACctttgaagaattaaaaataatcactctTCCACAGTAGATGAGATAGGATGCCTTCTAAGAAGGAATGCCAGTTACAGTAGATTAAGCCAACCATTCATATATAACTTCAGGAACtagaaagtgcttttttttttttttttttttttaaacttctgagcATCATGACTTAGGAGGAATTCACTATGGAATTGAATTTGTACATCGTGGAAAGCTATTAATGACTGAACATCAGTTTGTCAAGTTCCTTCTAGTTTGTActaaacaacaatagcaacaaaatcCTCGTCATCCACCTGGTATTAACTCTCCTCTGTTGAGACATTAGGGATTCTTCCTAATTAAGGATTAAGACACTGCTACCATCAGTAAACCGTCTCCAGCGTGATTTCTGAGTGGAGGCAAGAAGACAAGACTTTACAGTGCAAATAAAGGAGCTAAgtttttaagacttaaaaaagaaagcattacgCAATCAGTAATTTCCACGATACGCCATCTCagcaaaataaacttcaaataccACTTTCCAAATGATGAGGTGACACTTGCGAGTTTTTTCAtggtgccccaacatttttttcagaacatttttaaaaatagtccttCAGTTTtccaatgttgtttttttttttttttttttttttttatttatttttgggacagagagagacagagcatgaacgggggaggggcagagagagagggagacacagaatcggaaacaggctccaggctctaaaccatcagcccagagcccgacgcggggctcgaactcacggaccgtgagatcgtgacctggctgaagtcggaggcttaaccgactgcgccacccaggcgccccagtccttcAGTTTTCCAAAATGAACTACATCCAACTCAAAACTGGGtttgggtttgttgtttttttttttttttcctgaggttaATTAAAATTCCACTCTTGCATGTGGATAAAGAATTTCTTCTGGACTCTGTTTAAAGTCCACGCCATGTGTAACCTGAGTGCTGCTTGCTAAAAGCCTCTTTCTCTGCGTTTCTTCTTTCTCCAATCCTCAGGTGCTTTGGCAAGTAAAATACGACGAAGGGATACTCTTGCTATCAAACTTGGCAACAGACCATCTAAAAAGGAACTAGAAGACAAAAACATCTTGCAGCGCACATCTgaagaggagaggcaggaaaTCCGGCAGCAGATTGGAACCAAGCTCGTCAGGTAATGGCTGGAATCTTAGTACAGCACTGACCAATCCATACTTTTCTCCCCACTGCGGTCTCCTGCCCGACAGGGATCATTGTGAATTCCTTGGGTGAGGGCACGCATGGCCTATGTGGTTTTCTAAACTTGGTCCTGATGGTGAACCACTCAAAGAGCTTGCCCTTTGGTCCAACCAGTCAGTGGCTTTGGAGTCACCAAAGCCCGAGCCAAGTGTCAAAAAACGTTTTCAGTTAAGGACCCGTTAGTAAACAATTCCGGTTTTGCTGGCCAGAAGGTCTCTGTTGCAGCTACTCAACTGTGCTGttatagcatgaaagcagccataaacaataCGTAGACAAACGGAtgcagctgtgttccaataaaactttattcaccgAAACAGGCAGGGAGCCGGATTTGGCCTGCAGGTCATATTTTGCCCAACTCCTGGCCCAATCCACAGACTCTGGCGTTCCTGTGATTGCCATGAGGTTCTGCCCTATGGGCCTTGAGATTGTAGAAATATTAGTTAGCTTCAATGTCCAGCTCCATCCAAGCCAGGTAACTATAGCCCCTCCTATCAAAACCTCCTCCTTTTAACTTGAAATAAATGgttatctggggcgcctgggtggctcagtcggttaagtgtccagcttcggctcaggtcatgatgtcacagattgtgggttcgagcctcacatcaggctctgtgctgacaactcagagcctgaaccctgcttcagattctgtgcctccctgtctctctctgcccctcccctgctcatgctctgtctctgtctctcaaaaataaaaacattaaaaaaatttttttaaaaatggttatctgatttttctttctgcctccagcCATTGTAGGGTTTCTACTTTTGCTACCAGTGACTTCGGAAGTCCATTTAACTggcagcttttttgtttttgttttgagagagagagagagagggcacaagtgagcgaggggcagagagagagagaatcccacaaggggcagagagagagagggagggagagagagagagagagagagagagagagaagcggagcTCACCCAGAGCTCATGCTCACCCAAAACAGGTGAACTCATGTTCACCACACGTGGGGCGcaagctcacccaaagtggggctcgtgctcacccgatgtgggactagaactcatcaactgtgcgatcatgacctaagccgaagtcagatgcttaacgactgagcccccctgccccccgggcGCCCTTAACTGGCACCTTTAATAGAAGCGAGTGCCAAAGCCTTGTTTTCCATGATCACTTTAAGCATATTTAAGTATGAGCTATTTTGCTGACTTCTCTCACTCTCCCGTCAGTTGGGAGAAGGGAGTAGTCTGAGATCCCAGGGCAGGATTTGGAGGTGGAAGAAATCCCTTCCACTTGCTTAGAAGTGGAAGACTTCTGTGACTGTGTCATACCTACAGGGCTGGCATGTGAGGGTTCTGAGGCTGTTATCTGTTTGGCAGATGGGACCAAGCAACGGCTTGGGGTGGATAAATGAGATGATACGCTGAAGGCACTTGAGTGCCTGGATCATAGCAAgcacttaataaaattaaatatttttattattgatttaaataattatatatatgttaaacaggtaaaacattcttaaaaatgaaacccaaaagcGGCAACTTTGTTCAGTATTTTTGAAGAAGAACCTAAcagtgtgaaagaaaaaaaaaggaattgtgtaGCAGTCTATTGTTTTACGTGGTAATTGTTTTACATGGTGAGGTCATTTGAGAGCCTATACAAGAAGGAAATaatccagaagagaga
This window contains:
- the PHACTR2 gene encoding phosphatase and actin regulator 2 isoform X5 codes for the protein MGQTSVSTLSPQPSSVDGLDKASIANSDGPTAGSQTPPFKRKGKLSTIGKIFKPWKWRKKKTSDKFRETSAVLERKISTRQSREELIRRGVLKELPDQDGDVTVNFENSNGHMIPIGEESTREENVVKSEEGNGCVAEKAPPLEEKAEDKKAGSSHSKKPTGSKASASPSTSSTSSRPRASKETPSSKAGTVGITKGKKKTGKQPTSRPSSEATTSGTSDLRGDPSETRVESLKPEQTVPGTDEQTTGKPESAVPPPPVASPPAPPAPPRTLEEQCTVAPDTPVVLVSDGAALPAPALDPSQLLWTEEPTNRTTVLSGTGLSVRENAKCSFTTKDEPGKAAPHLLTPGLMGESSGSFSAPEDEGQREYQANDSDSDGPVLYTDDDDDEEDEDEDGSGESALASKIRRRDTLAIKLGNRPSKKELEDKNILQRTSEEERQEIRQQIGTKLVRRLSQRPTTEELEQRNILKQKNEEEEQEAKMELKRRLSRKLSLRPTVAELQARRILRFNEYVEVTESPDYDRRADKPWARLTPADKAAIRKELNEFKSTEMEVHEESRQFTRFHRP
- the PHACTR2 gene encoding phosphatase and actin regulator 2 isoform X6, which translates into the protein MGQTSVSTLSPQPSSVDGLDKASIANSDGPTAGSQTPPFKRKGKLSTIGKIFKPWKWRKKKTSDKFRETSAVLERKISTRQSREELIRRGVLKELPDQDGDVTVNFENSNGHMIPIGEESTREENVVKSEEGNGCVAEKAPPLEEKAEDKKAGSSHSKKPTGSKASASPSTSSTSSRPRASKETPSSKAGTVGITKGKKKTGKQPTSRPSSEATTSGTSDLRGDPSETRVESLKPEQTVPGTDEQTTGKPESAVPPPPVASPPAPPAPPRTLEEQCTVAPDTPVVLVSDGAALPAPALDPSQLLWTEEPTNRTTVLSGTGLSVRENAKCFTTKDEPGKAAPHLLTPGLMGESSGSFSAPEDEGQREYQANDSDSDGPVLYTDDDDDEEDEDEDGSGESALASKIRRRDTLAIKLGNRPSKKELEDKNILQRTSEEERQEIRQQIGTKLVRRLSQRPTTEELEQRNILKQKNEEEEQEAKMELKRRLSRKLSLRPTVAELQARRILRFNEYVEVTESPDYDRRADKPWARLTPADKAAIRKELNEFKSTEMEVHEESRQFTR